The proteins below are encoded in one region of Parvicella tangerina:
- the merA gene encoding mercury(II) reductase: MSNKTINLNINGMTCSGCSSHIEKDLNVKDGIVNSTVNHETGKGKFVYDTNKLSNQDVINAVNNVGNYSVIEDIEKEDCCVTNAKDYDGKNKFDLIVIGGGSAAFSAAIKAESIGLTTLMVNDGLDFGGTCVNVGCVPSKNLIRAAETAYHATHSNFKGIKPKGVEIDFTQIIKDKKAIVATLQQHKYMDVVSDFKNLTMLKGWAEFVDNKTILVDGKDTYTATNIIIATGATTNIPNIEGLNKVGYLTNVSLFDLEEKPKSLTIMGAGYIGLEIAMAYNRLGVKVRIIEFTDRPLRSQTNDITDVLEAQMISEGIEILPNFRAIKFEKDGDNTIIHCKCPDGSTTQIIEEGHIIVATGTKPNTSKLSLENIDLNLTEKGHILVNEKMETNISNIYAAGDVTNTPPFVYTAAKEGSTAVNNAFSLSKNSVDYTSLPWVVFTDPQIAGAGMDEVEAEKSGIPFEVSKLDLIHVPRALAAQDTRGFIKLIRNTETDKLIGARVIAPEGGELIQQLSMAIKFGITVKDLAESFYPYLTLGEGIKLAAITFGKDVSKLSCCAS, from the coding sequence ATGAGTAATAAAACAATAAATTTAAACATCAACGGAATGACTTGTTCTGGGTGTTCATCACATATCGAAAAAGATTTAAACGTTAAAGACGGAATCGTAAATAGTACTGTAAATCACGAAACAGGAAAAGGGAAATTTGTATATGACACCAATAAGTTAAGCAATCAAGATGTTATTAATGCAGTAAACAATGTCGGTAATTATTCAGTTATTGAGGATATCGAAAAGGAAGATTGCTGTGTTACAAATGCCAAAGATTATGATGGAAAGAATAAATTCGATTTAATTGTTATTGGTGGTGGTTCAGCAGCATTTTCAGCAGCCATAAAAGCGGAAAGCATTGGCTTAACAACATTAATGGTAAATGATGGATTAGATTTTGGTGGCACTTGTGTCAATGTTGGCTGTGTTCCTTCTAAAAATTTGATTAGAGCTGCCGAAACAGCATATCACGCTACACATTCTAATTTTAAAGGAATTAAACCAAAAGGTGTTGAAATTGATTTTACTCAAATTATAAAAGACAAGAAAGCAATAGTTGCCACATTACAACAACATAAATATATGGATGTGGTAAGTGATTTCAAAAACTTAACAATGCTTAAAGGTTGGGCAGAATTTGTAGATAATAAAACCATTCTTGTAGATGGAAAAGACACATACACCGCAACTAACATCATTATAGCAACAGGAGCAACAACAAACATTCCAAACATTGAAGGACTAAATAAAGTAGGCTACTTAACAAATGTATCTTTATTCGATTTAGAGGAAAAACCAAAAAGCTTGACCATAATGGGAGCTGGATATATTGGATTGGAAATTGCAATGGCATATAACCGCTTGGGAGTAAAAGTTCGTATCATAGAATTTACAGATAGACCATTACGTAGTCAAACCAACGATATTACAGATGTTTTAGAAGCACAAATGATAAGTGAAGGGATTGAAATCCTTCCAAATTTCAGAGCCATTAAATTTGAAAAAGATGGCGACAACACTATTATTCATTGCAAATGTCCTGATGGCTCTACCACTCAAATAATTGAAGAAGGCCATATTATTGTAGCTACAGGAACAAAACCAAATACATCTAAATTAAGTCTTGAAAATATTGACTTAAACCTGACAGAAAAAGGACATATTTTAGTTAACGAAAAAATGGAAACTAATATTTCCAATATTTATGCAGCAGGTGACGTAACAAACACACCACCTTTTGTTTATACAGCAGCAAAAGAAGGAAGTACAGCAGTAAATAACGCCTTTTCATTATCAAAAAACAGTGTGGATTATACATCGTTACCTTGGGTAGTATTTACAGATCCACAAATTGCAGGAGCAGGTATGGACGAAGTAGAAGCCGAAAAATCAGGCATCCCTTTTGAAGTATCTAAATTAGATTTAATTCACGTTCCAAGAGCTTTAGCAGCTCAAGATACCAGAGGATTTATAAAGCTAATTCGCAATACGGAAACGGATAAATTAATAGGTGCAAGAGTAATAGCACCAGAAGGAGGTGAACTCATCCAACAATTAAGTATGGCTATAAAGTTTGGTATAACAGTAAAAGATTTGGCTGAAAGTTTTTATCCATACTTGACACTTGGAGAAGGAATCAAATTAGCAGCAATTACGTTTGGAAAAGATGTTTCTAAATTGAGTTGTTGTGCGAGTTAA
- a CDS encoding nuclear transport factor 2 family protein → MIKINNIYSLKKLSIIVFTFCLLTACETYKNNTEEFKKHSEQLFHSVYGGNLSEIDSLISDDIVASYPIFEQIFGSKSIQGREAYKNFAIGFNKRWTDAKINIHETIAEDKSVVLVWSFSAKRIKTEQDTSEVEKNLYSWDGITLYHFNEMGEVISETGKEGSPKTD, encoded by the coding sequence ATGATAAAGATTAACAATATTTATTCGCTTAAAAAATTATCAATAATTGTTTTCACTTTTTGTTTATTGACAGCTTGTGAAACATATAAAAATAACACCGAAGAATTTAAGAAGCATTCGGAGCAATTGTTTCACAGTGTTTATGGAGGAAACCTTTCCGAGATTGACAGTTTAATTAGTGATGATATAGTAGCCAGCTATCCAATTTTTGAACAAATATTTGGCTCAAAGTCAATCCAAGGACGGGAAGCTTACAAGAATTTTGCAATTGGATTTAATAAACGTTGGACTGATGCGAAGATAAACATTCACGAGACCATCGCTGAAGATAAATCCGTTGTTCTTGTATGGTCATTCAGTGCAAAAAGAATTAAAACAGAGCAAGATACAAGTGAGGTTGAAAAGAATTTATATAGTTGGGATGGTATCACGCTTTATCATTTTAATGAAATGGGTGAGGTTATATCGGAAACAGGTAAAGAGGGCTCCCCAAAAACCGATTGA
- a CDS encoding Crp/Fnr family transcriptional regulator, whose amino-acid sequence MSNFKIFKDWLTQVSFLTDQDCSLFEPYLKTKTIKAKEHFLVEGKICRETGFLNQGCFRTYYLNEGKEINTRFIFEHEFVTDYDSFLQEKPSRYFIQALENTEIVSFNLKALQNAYNQSKNWERFGRIMAEQSYKMTTERVESFLFLDGEQRYLDLLNNQPHLLDRIPLYHIASYLGLERESLSRLRKKIVHQQRL is encoded by the coding sequence ATGAGCAATTTTAAAATATTCAAAGACTGGTTGACACAAGTTTCATTTTTGACTGACCAAGACTGCTCATTATTTGAACCTTATTTGAAAACCAAAACTATTAAAGCAAAAGAGCATTTTTTAGTAGAAGGAAAAATATGTAGAGAAACAGGTTTTCTTAACCAAGGTTGTTTTAGGACTTATTATCTGAATGAAGGAAAAGAAATCAATACACGATTTATTTTTGAACACGAATTTGTAACGGACTATGATAGTTTTTTGCAAGAAAAACCAAGTAGATATTTTATTCAAGCATTAGAAAATACTGAAATAGTATCATTCAATTTAAAAGCCTTACAAAATGCCTATAATCAATCAAAAAATTGGGAACGATTCGGCAGAATAATGGCGGAGCAATCTTATAAAATGACGACCGAGAGGGTTGAAAGTTTTTTATTTTTAGACGGTGAACAACGCTATCTCGACTTGCTTAATAATCAACCACACCTTTTAGACCGAATACCACTTTATCATATAGCATCATATTTAGGTCTTGAAAGAGAAAGTTTAAGTCGTTTGCGAAAAAAAATCGTTCATCAGCAGCGATTGTAA
- a CDS encoding NAD(P)H-dependent oxidoreductase, producing the protein MKILIINGHPNTESFNYALHKAFKNGVLTKGKHSIEEINIAKLNFNLNLSKGYSSGITMETDLINAQNKIKNADHIVWIYPLWWSMMPTIMKGFIDRVFVPGFAFKYHPNSSKWDKLLKGKTTEIIATLDTPVFIFKLFLGEGGVKVFRKSVLGFCGIKTTRTTYIGPIKPSTPEQRKNWLQKVELMGQSKK; encoded by the coding sequence ATGAAAATATTAATCATTAACGGACACCCTAATACAGAAAGCTTCAACTATGCATTGCATAAAGCTTTTAAAAATGGCGTGTTAACAAAAGGCAAACATTCTATTGAAGAAATCAATATTGCCAAACTTAATTTCAATCTTAACTTGAGTAAAGGTTATAGTTCAGGCATTACAATGGAAACTGATTTGATTAACGCACAAAATAAAATTAAAAATGCAGACCATATTGTTTGGATTTATCCACTTTGGTGGAGTATGATGCCAACAATAATGAAAGGGTTTATTGACCGAGTTTTTGTTCCTGGATTTGCGTTTAAATATCATCCCAATAGCAGTAAATGGGACAAGTTATTAAAAGGAAAAACTACCGAAATAATAGCCACTTTGGACACCCCCGTTTTTATATTCAAACTCTTTTTGGGGGAAGGTGGGGTAAAAGTGTTTCGTAAATCGGTACTTGGTTTTTGTGGTATAAAGACAACAAGAACAACCTATATCGGACCAATTAAACCCTCAACACCAGAACAACGAAAAAATTGGTTGCAAAAAGTTGAGTTAATGGGTCAATCAAAAAAATAA
- a CDS encoding type 1 glutamine amidotransferase domain-containing protein — protein MEKKKILAVATNSNNALNKEKTTGLWLSELTHFIDVVMKAGYEVDIASPSGGKIPLDVARHSFDKQMKDKSNAKFMNIPRLKQSLENSLSINEISVADYEAIYLTGGHGAMFDFRQSEALQKKLTEFHSSNKVLSGVCHGVAGFIDTRDKEGSLIVRNKNITGFSNFEDKLAEAIEYLPFLLETELKNIGAIYQKNLIPFTSRVEIDGKLITGQNPASAKAVGKAVVRLLKD, from the coding sequence ATGGAAAAGAAAAAAATATTGGCTGTTGCAACAAATAGCAACAATGCCCTTAATAAAGAAAAAACAACAGGTCTGTGGTTATCAGAATTAACTCATTTTATAGATGTGGTTATGAAAGCAGGCTATGAAGTTGACATTGCAAGCCCTTCGGGAGGGAAAATTCCTTTAGATGTTGCAAGGCACTCATTTGATAAGCAAATGAAAGATAAATCAAATGCAAAATTTATGAATATTCCCCGATTAAAGCAGTCATTAGAAAATTCATTAAGCATAAATGAAATTAGCGTTGCTGATTACGAAGCCATTTATTTGACAGGTGGACACGGTGCAATGTTTGATTTTCGACAGTCTGAAGCATTACAGAAGAAACTCACAGAATTTCATTCATCAAATAAGGTTCTTTCAGGTGTTTGTCACGGTGTCGCAGGTTTTATTGATACAAGAGACAAAGAAGGTAGTTTAATTGTGAGGAACAAAAATATCACTGGCTTTTCAAACTTTGAAGACAAATTAGCAGAAGCAATTGAGTACTTACCCTTTTTATTGGAAACTGAATTAAAAAATATAGGAGCGATTTATCAAAAAAACTTAATCCCATTTACAAGCCGTGTTGAAATAGACGGGAAACTAATAACAGGTCAAAACCCTGCTTCCGCTAAAGCCGTTGGTAAAGCAGTAGTACGGTTACTAAAAGATTGA
- a CDS encoding DUF6438 domain-containing protein has product MKIYLSLILSIILLLSCTAKPTNNTTNEEVLHFDKIIFHTTMCFGTCPTYHLEIENNKSLRLYAERVYSEDSYETDSTKTGYFTGYVTDTTFDKLNSELGQLNIDSLEFPEEFCCDGSVITIILYYDGKRKYLSSMWPPAEASKLIGVLYEICRNSDLVRTEDYFHIEDEK; this is encoded by the coding sequence ATGAAAATATATCTGAGTTTAATTCTCTCAATAATTCTGCTCCTTTCTTGCACAGCTAAACCAACCAATAACACGACTAATGAAGAGGTTTTACATTTTGACAAAATCATCTTCCACACAACTATGTGTTTCGGGACTTGTCCGACTTACCATCTTGAAATTGAAAATAACAAATCATTGCGGTTATATGCTGAACGAGTTTACTCTGAAGATAGTTATGAAACGGACTCTACCAAAACGGGTTATTTCACAGGCTATGTAACCGACACAACATTCGATAAACTTAACTCTGAACTTGGTCAATTGAATATTGATTCTCTTGAATTTCCAGAAGAGTTTTGTTGCGATGGTTCTGTAATTACTATTATTCTTTACTATGACGGTAAACGTAAATATCTTAGTTCAATGTGGCCCCCTGCAGAAGCAAGCAAGTTAATCGGAGTTCTCTATGAAATATGCCGAAATAGTGATTTAGTGCGAACCGAGGACTATTTTCATATTGAAGACGAAAAATAA
- the ltrA gene encoding group II intron reverse transcriptase/maturase: MIASVLHPRNLTQAREKVISNGGSSGIDKMSVKELRSYDQKHRKALIRSIQEGKYVASSIRGVEIPKGNGKTRMLGVPTVIDRMLQQAVSQVLTNYFEPTFEESSYGFRPNKNLQQAVLKSQAYINEGYQNIADIDLKTFFDEVAHYQVLQLIYNKVKCQTTLKLIRKWLRAPIAINGRLHKRRKGIPQGSPLSPLLANILLDQLDKHLKGKGAKYIRYADDFSIYCKTQAEARKIGNEVYQYLRDKLKLPINRAKSGIRRPINFKILGHGFVSKYKKGEKGKYQVVVKKESWDTLKRKLKYATKKTHPRSLSERIEAIKLIYQGWINNFRLGNIQGKLKKVEEWLRNRLRYCIWHDWKKLERKRKNLIRLGVDQGMAYAWSRTRMGGWAVAQSPILRTTITIERLKKRRYESMVEYYHRVKS; encoded by the coding sequence ATGATAGCAAGCGTACTCCACCCAAGGAATCTCACCCAAGCAAGAGAGAAAGTCATCTCAAACGGAGGTAGTTCAGGGATAGATAAAATGAGTGTAAAAGAGCTACGGTCATACGACCAAAAGCATCGAAAAGCATTGATAAGATCTATCCAAGAGGGTAAGTATGTGGCATCAAGTATTCGCGGGGTAGAAATTCCGAAAGGAAATGGTAAAACAAGGATGTTGGGTGTGCCCACAGTAATAGACAGGATGCTTCAACAAGCCGTAAGTCAAGTGCTTACGAACTACTTTGAGCCAACGTTTGAGGAAAGTAGCTACGGATTCAGGCCTAACAAGAATCTACAACAAGCTGTGTTGAAGAGCCAAGCGTACATAAACGAGGGCTACCAAAACATAGCGGATATAGACTTGAAAACGTTCTTCGATGAAGTAGCTCATTACCAAGTTTTGCAACTGATCTACAACAAGGTAAAATGTCAAACTACCTTAAAATTAATACGTAAGTGGCTAAGAGCCCCGATAGCAATAAACGGGCGACTCCATAAGCGTAGAAAAGGAATACCACAAGGCAGTCCACTAAGTCCACTTCTAGCCAATATACTGCTAGATCAGCTGGACAAACACTTAAAGGGTAAAGGCGCAAAATACATCCGCTATGCAGACGATTTCAGTATCTACTGTAAAACGCAAGCAGAAGCAAGGAAAATAGGTAACGAAGTATATCAGTACTTACGAGATAAACTAAAGTTACCTATCAATCGAGCCAAAAGCGGAATAAGACGCCCCATAAACTTTAAGATATTAGGACATGGCTTTGTTTCCAAGTACAAAAAGGGAGAAAAAGGCAAATACCAAGTGGTAGTAAAGAAAGAGAGTTGGGACACCCTAAAACGGAAGCTAAAATATGCCACAAAGAAAACCCACCCGAGAAGTTTGTCAGAACGGATAGAAGCGATAAAACTCATCTATCAGGGCTGGATAAATAACTTTAGGTTGGGGAATATCCAAGGCAAATTAAAGAAAGTAGAGGAGTGGCTACGCAACCGACTACGGTATTGTATATGGCACGATTGGAAGAAACTAGAACGAAAGAGGAAGAACCTCATACGGCTAGGAGTAGACCAAGGAATGGCGTACGCATGGAGCAGAACGAGAATGGGAGGATGGGCAGTAGCCCAAAGCCCTATACTACGCACAACCATCACCATAGAGCGATTGAAGAAGAGGAGGTACGAAAGTATGGTCGAGTATTACCACCGAGTAAAAAGCTGA
- a CDS encoding ribbon-helix-helix domain-containing protein: MVRQSISFTEPNDKWLKKLVDSKEYTSKSEIINDLIRQARQQQSKIDWIIARLEMAEKSGFTSDSKADILAQAKSSANG; encoded by the coding sequence ATGGTACGACAAAGCATATCATTCACAGAGCCTAATGACAAATGGCTAAAAAAACTAGTAGACTCAAAAGAATACACTAGTAAAAGCGAAATTATTAACGATCTGATAAGACAAGCAAGACAACAACAATCTAAAATTGATTGGATAATTGCTCGACTTGAGATGGCTGAAAAATCTGGATTTACTTCGGATTCGAAAGCTGACATTTTAGCTCAGGCAAAGTCTTCTGCAAATGGCTAA
- a CDS encoding type II toxin-antitoxin system RelE/ParE family toxin — translation MAKYKLSEVAKEDLIRIYNYGAKTFGETQAEKYFNTFFEYFEDIADRPFSFEAVDYIKAGYRRCVCGVDSIYYRINEGSVEIMTIIGRQDLESLK, via the coding sequence ATGGCTAAATATAAATTAAGCGAAGTTGCTAAAGAAGACTTGATCAGAATTTACAATTACGGAGCTAAAACATTTGGTGAAACTCAGGCGGAAAAGTATTTCAATACATTTTTCGAATATTTTGAGGATATCGCTGATAGGCCATTCTCATTCGAGGCTGTTGATTACATCAAAGCTGGTTACCGCAGATGTGTTTGCGGAGTCGACTCAATTTATTACAGAATTAACGAAGGCTCTGTTGAAATCATGACGATTATTGGAAGGCAAGACCTGGAAAGTCTGAAATAG